The Raphanus sativus cultivar WK10039 chromosome 2, ASM80110v3, whole genome shotgun sequence genome includes a region encoding these proteins:
- the LOC108841665 gene encoding uncharacterized protein LOC108841665: protein MEAFGKSSANVIYLSAILDPREGPTDTCHKCDYKCGNENVCGNMYRCKLTGLTHVCDKNCNQRILYDNHTSLCRASGRMFPLSSAEEQAVRGVRRKLDDEPSESCVKRRRRRDAQFHASPFERSFAAVSPICSRAGDGMEMN from the coding sequence ATGGAGGCATTTGGAAAATCATCCGCCAATGTTATTTACTTGTCTGCGATACTGGATCCTCGTGAAGGACCCACCGACACGTGTCACAAATGTGACTACAAATGCGGGAACGAGAACGTTTGCGGGAACATGTACCGGTGCAAGCTAACCGGTTTAACCCACGTCTGTGACAAGAACTGCAACCAGCGGATCCTTTATGATAACCACACCTCTTTGTGCCGAGCCAGTGGCAGGATGTTCCCACTCTCCTCGGCTGAGGAACAGGCGGTTAGAGGAGTCCGTAGGAAGCTTGATGATGAGCCCTCTGAGAGCTGCGTTAAGCGTCGTCGTCGGCGTGATGCTCAGTTTCATGCTTCTCCTTTTGAGAGGTCTTTTGCTGCTGTGAGCCCGATTTGCAGCAGAGCTGGAGATGGAATGGAGATGAACTAG